A single genomic interval of Penicillium psychrofluorescens genome assembly, chromosome: 2 harbors:
- a CDS encoding uncharacterized protein (ID:PFLUO_002730-T1.cds;~source:funannotate), translated as MVSLQDEKASEADAEHVEAPVDVFRDVRGTAALEVCTRLEPVQKLSKRMIQLYAICSLAFLGSTMGGYDGSLMGNLIAMKPFQDQFGAKILGVQTGIIMSMYSIGSVCGLPFIGPLTDTWGRRVGIAIGCAFIMMGTIIEGVSHHLPQFLAGRFFLGFGGIICNVACPSYVVEFAHPAYRGVITGLYNCCYYLGAILAAAVLRGCVHYTTNMAWLIPTWLQMLFPGILLIGCVIFPESPRWLYVHGQAEKCREILVKYHGNDNPESLYVRLEMHEFAEELELDGADKRWWDYRSLFNSRAAIYRAILCAVAVSAFSQISGQSGVSYFLPAMLKTSGITNTATVLDINLGITLASGAAACLGASQMDRFGRRKMMITCCAVLCLLWAGMVGGTGGYHIYKSAPAADVSITFIFLVGIVFSAAYTPLQALYPVEVLAFDQRAKGMALQNFAGNATALINQFALPIALEVISWKTYFIYMAVCLCQAIYYYIFMVETKGHTLEELNLIFQARNPRKAASLQKEEVDEEIAKVQQAKQIAIHDT; from the exons ATGGTCTCTCTTCAGGACGAAAAGGCCTCTGAGGCTGACGCAGAGCATGTCGAGGCGCCAGTCGACGTCTTCCGCGATGTGCGCGGTACCGCTGCTCTGGAAGTTTGCACGCGGTTGGAGCCCGTCCAGAAACTGAGCAAGCGCATGATTCAGCTCTATGCCATCTGCAGCCTGGCTTTTCTGGGATCAACAATGGGCGGCTACGATGGCTCCCTGATGGGCAATCTAATTGCTATGAAGCCCTTTCAAGATCAATTCGGGGCAAAGATTCTGGGAGTGCAGACCGGCATTATCATGAGCATGTACTCGATTGGCTCTGTGTGTGGTCTGCCTTTTATCGGTCCTCTCACCGATACATGGGGTCGTCGCGTAGGCATTGCCATTGGATGCGCCTTCATTATGATGGGCACCATCATTGAAGGCGTCTCCCATCACTTGCCTCAATTTCTCGCAGGTCGGTTCTTCCTCGGGTTTGGTGGCATTATCTGCAACGTCGCCTGTCCGTCCTACGTCGTGGAATTTGCCCACCCAGCCTATCGTGGCGTAATTACTGGTCTTTATAACTGCTGCTATTACCTTGGTGCAATTTTGGCCGCCGCCGTTCTGCGTGGCTGTGTTCACTACACCACCAATATGGCCTGGCTGATTCCCACCTGGTTGCAGATGCTTTTCCCGGGCATCTTGCTAATTGGTTGTGTCATATTCCCCGAATCACCACGTTGGTTATACGTCCATGGGCAGGCTGAGAAGTGCCGGGAAATACTGGTCAAATATCACGGTAACGACAACCCGGAATCCCTCTACGTGAGGTTGGAAATGCATGAGTTTGCCGAGGAACTGGAACTTGATGGTGCAGATAAGCGCTGGTGGGACTACCGCTCGCTGTTCAACTCACGCGCCGCCATTTACCGTGCCATCCTATGTGCTGTCGCTGTGTCTGCTTTTAGTCAGATAAGTGGCCAGTCCGGTGTGTCTTATTTTCTACCCGCCATGCTCAAAACTTCTGGTATCACAAACACTGCCACCGTCCTTGATATCAACCTGGGAATTACCCTGGCGTCAGGCGCAGCCGCTTGCCTTGGTGCCAGCCAGATGGATCGATTTGGGCGGCGCAAGATGATGATCACCTGCTGTGCAGTTCTGTGTCTCCTATGGGCTGGTATGGTTGGTGGTACGGGCGGTTACCATATCTATAAAAGCGCCCCGGCTGCCGACGTGTCCATTACCTTCATTTTTCTGGTTGGCATTGTTTTCTCTGCCGCCTACACTCCGCTGCAAGCACTGTACCCTGTCGAGGTTCTGGCATTCGACCAACGCGCCAAAGGCATGGCCCTACAAAA CTTTGCTGGGAACGCAACCGCTCTCATCAATCAGTTTGCGCTTCCTATCGCTCTCGAGGTGATTAGTTGGAAAACTTACTTTATCTACATGGCCGTTTGCCTTTGCCAGGCTATTTACTATTACATCTTCATGGTGGAAACAAAAGGGCACACACTCGAGGAGCTGAATTTGATATTCCAGGCCCGGAATCCTCGTAAGGCTGCTTCCTTACAGAAAGAggaggtggatgaggaaaTTGCAAAGGTACAACAGGCCAAGCAGATTGCCATTCATGATACGTGA